One genomic region from Chloroflexia bacterium SDU3-3 encodes:
- a CDS encoding ABC transporter substrate-binding protein: MRAHVQGSFGRFAAFALVGVFALSACGSSGATSATPAAGGAASTSAAGGAAGEPIIIGVSGPLTGDNAQYGAQWKKGFDLALEEINGAGGIDGRPLQYQFEDSQSDPKQSVVVAQKFVADDKIVVELGDFSSTASMAASQIYQRAGLVQFGFTNSHPDFTKGGDYMWSNSPTQNDTAPLHADFVAALGLKKVAVLRLNTDWGKATYDQLEPRLKALGIEVTDVEAYLADEKDFRSALTRVRDSQPQGIMLISYYTDASLIVRQVRDLGLDLPIVANSSNHSPKFIELGGAAVNGVYVASNFSADDPRPEVQTFVKKYQAKYNEVPDYFTTHAYDTLNLIAAAIKLGGPTRQGVHDALPKLKDVPSVVYGTVTFNAETRRVDKPKDVRLIIQDGKFVVWDGKPLAAK; encoded by the coding sequence ATGAGAGCACACGTGCAGGGAAGTTTTGGTCGTTTTGCCGCGTTCGCACTGGTCGGGGTTTTCGCGCTCTCTGCCTGCGGTAGCTCGGGCGCCACATCGGCCACGCCAGCCGCTGGCGGCGCGGCATCCACCAGCGCGGCGGGCGGCGCGGCGGGCGAGCCGATCATCATCGGCGTGAGCGGGCCGCTCACCGGCGACAATGCCCAGTACGGCGCACAGTGGAAGAAGGGCTTTGATCTGGCCCTGGAGGAGATCAACGGCGCTGGCGGCATCGACGGTCGCCCCCTGCAGTACCAGTTCGAGGATAGCCAGAGCGACCCCAAGCAGTCGGTGGTGGTGGCCCAGAAGTTTGTGGCCGACGACAAGATCGTCGTCGAGCTGGGCGATTTCAGCAGCACGGCCTCCATGGCGGCCTCGCAGATCTACCAGCGCGCCGGGCTGGTGCAGTTCGGCTTCACCAACTCGCACCCCGACTTCACCAAGGGCGGCGACTACATGTGGAGCAACTCGCCCACCCAGAACGACACCGCCCCGCTGCACGCCGACTTCGTGGCCGCGCTGGGCCTGAAGAAGGTGGCGGTGCTGCGCCTGAACACCGACTGGGGCAAGGCCACCTACGACCAGCTGGAGCCGCGCCTGAAGGCGCTGGGCATCGAGGTGACCGATGTGGAGGCCTATCTGGCCGACGAGAAGGACTTCCGCTCGGCGCTCACCCGCGTTCGCGACTCGCAGCCCCAGGGCATCATGCTGATCTCGTACTACACCGACGCCTCGCTGATCGTGCGCCAGGTGCGCGACCTGGGCCTAGATCTGCCGATCGTGGCCAACAGCTCCAACCACTCGCCCAAGTTCATCGAGCTGGGCGGCGCGGCGGTGAACGGGGTGTACGTGGCCTCCAACTTCTCGGCAGATGACCCGCGCCCCGAGGTGCAGACCTTTGTGAAGAAGTACCAGGCCAAGTACAACGAGGTGCCCGACTATTTCACCACCCACGCCTACGACACGCTCAATCTGATCGCCGCCGCCATCAAGCTGGGCGGCCCCACCCGCCAGGGCGTGCACGACGCGCTGCCCAAGCTGAAGGATGTGCCCAGCGTGGTGTACGGCACGGTCACGTTCAACGCCGAGACCCGCCGCGTGGACAAGCCCAAGGATGTGCGCCTGATCATCCAGGATGGCAAGTTCGTGGTGTGGGACGGCAAGCCGCTGGCGGCGAAGTAG
- a CDS encoding response regulator transcription factor has protein sequence MADTISVLIIDDHPLFRQGIRWSLEEAGDMRVVGEAENGQEAIKLTERLTPDVVLVDINLPGLNGLEVARVLKRREPRMGLVVLSVYEDDDQLFQAIKVGAAAYSSKDVHPDQLIRIIRDVARGRYLINDSVLAKPHVASRVLHQFRELAASEDEQTSALFAPLTSREIEILDCIARGLSNKEIANELSISGQTVKNHITSILSKLQVNDRTMAVIYAIQKGWIKMGYDPSGTQPAR, from the coding sequence ATGGCCGACACAATTTCAGTTCTTATCATCGATGACCATCCGCTCTTCCGCCAGGGCATCCGCTGGAGCCTGGAGGAGGCTGGGGATATGCGGGTTGTGGGCGAGGCCGAGAATGGCCAAGAGGCGATCAAGCTGACCGAGCGCCTGACGCCGGATGTGGTGCTGGTCGATATCAACCTGCCCGGCCTGAACGGCCTGGAGGTGGCCCGCGTGCTCAAGCGCCGCGAGCCGCGCATGGGCCTGGTGGTGCTCAGCGTCTACGAGGATGACGACCAGCTGTTCCAGGCCATCAAGGTCGGCGCGGCGGCCTACTCATCCAAGGATGTCCACCCCGACCAGCTCATCCGCATCATCCGCGATGTGGCGCGCGGGCGCTACCTGATCAACGACAGCGTGCTGGCCAAGCCCCACGTGGCCTCGCGCGTGCTGCACCAGTTCCGCGAGCTGGCCGCCAGCGAGGACGAGCAGACCTCGGCGCTGTTTGCCCCGCTCACCTCGCGCGAGATCGAGATCCTCGACTGCATCGCCCGCGGCCTCTCGAACAAGGAGATCGCCAACGAGCTGTCGATCAGCGGCCAGACCGTGAAGAACCACATCACCTCCATCCTCTCCAAGCTGCAGGTGAATGACCGCACCATGGCGGTGATCTATGCCATCCAGAAGGGCTGGATCAAGATGGGCTACGACCCCAGCGGCACCCAGCCCGCGCGCTAG
- a CDS encoding ABC transporter ATP-binding protein produces MALLEVQGLTRRFGGLVAVNAVDLHVDAGETVSIIGPNGAGKTTLFNLISGTDRADAGDIRLDGQSVARLRPEQFTARGLARTFQHGRVFGNLSVLDNVLLGAHARLRAVRPRLPVLGAGAELLLALVRPPAVAREEAALREEALEIIGMFGERLLPRLDHPTYSLSYANRRRVEIARALAARPRLLLLDEPTAGMNPTETAEMLDVIRTLKQRGITILLIEHKLSLVMQLSDRVVAMDNGSKIAEGAPDVVRNDPAVIEAYLGHSAIGGDEQPEQALGHAVGAAREEVTR; encoded by the coding sequence ATGGCGCTACTGGAAGTCCAAGGTCTGACCCGCCGCTTCGGCGGCCTCGTTGCGGTCAACGCCGTCGACCTGCATGTGGATGCGGGCGAGACCGTCAGCATCATCGGGCCGAACGGCGCGGGCAAGACCACCCTTTTTAACCTGATCAGCGGCACCGACCGCGCCGACGCGGGCGACATCCGCCTCGACGGCCAGTCGGTGGCGCGGCTGCGCCCCGAGCAGTTCACCGCGCGCGGGCTGGCCCGCACCTTCCAGCATGGCCGCGTGTTCGGCAACCTGAGCGTGCTCGACAACGTGCTGCTGGGCGCGCACGCCCGGCTGCGCGCCGTGCGCCCGCGCCTGCCCGTGCTGGGCGCGGGGGCCGAGCTGCTGCTGGCCCTGGTGCGCCCGCCCGCCGTGGCCCGCGAGGAGGCCGCGCTGCGCGAGGAGGCGCTGGAGATCATCGGGATGTTCGGCGAGCGCCTGCTGCCCCGGCTTGACCACCCCACCTACAGCCTCTCCTACGCCAACCGGCGGCGCGTGGAGATCGCCCGCGCCCTGGCGGCCCGCCCGCGCCTACTGCTGCTGGATGAGCCGACGGCGGGCATGAACCCCACCGAGACCGCCGAGATGCTGGATGTGATCCGCACGCTCAAACAGCGCGGCATCACCATCCTGCTGATCGAGCACAAGCTCTCGCTGGTGATGCAGCTCTCGGACCGGGTGGTGGCCATGGACAACGGCAGCAAGATCGCCGAGGGCGCGCCGGACGTGGTGCGCAACGACCCGGCGGTGATCGAGGCCTACCTGGGCCACAGCGCCATCGGCGGCGACGAGCAGCCCGAGCAAGCGCTGGGCCATGCCGTAGGCGCGGCCAGAGAGGAAGTGACGCGATGA
- a CDS encoding sugar ABC transporter ATP-binding protein gives MSAPTEYLLEMRNISKSFPGVKALDNVTLRVRPGTVHALMGENGAGKSTLMKILFGLYSADSGEVILNGQPMHLESPRQALDAGITMIHQELHPIPFRSVMENIWLGRYPQRKIGPLSFVDHKKMYDDTKRLMDDLQMSIRPEVRTGDLSVSHIQSMEIAKAVSYNAKVIIMDEPTSSLTESEVAHLFRIINRLRSQGVSIIYISHKMEEILKISDDVTIMRDGKYVGTWESKDLNIDLIISRMVGRDLTQRFPDKTNTPAEVLMRVEGLTSPLPRSFKDVSFEVRRGEILGIGGLVGAQRTELVEAIFGLRSVSSGSITVDGERISIHSPIDAKRHKIALLTEERRATGIIPTMSVYDNTIIANLRRYANALGFINYKRAGGDVEENVRRLRVKTPSSRTLIANLSGGNQQKVLLARWLLTEPDVLILDEPTRGIDVGAKYEIYSLIIELAQRGKAVIMISSEMPELLGISDRILVMSTGKVAGVLDREDANQEKIMRLATQFM, from the coding sequence ATGAGCGCACCTACTGAATATCTGCTGGAGATGCGCAACATCTCCAAATCCTTCCCCGGCGTGAAGGCGCTCGACAACGTGACTCTGCGGGTGCGGCCCGGCACGGTGCACGCCCTGATGGGCGAGAACGGCGCTGGCAAGTCCACCCTCATGAAGATCCTGTTCGGCCTCTACTCCGCCGACTCTGGCGAGGTCATCCTGAATGGCCAGCCCATGCACCTGGAAAGCCCGCGCCAGGCGCTGGACGCTGGCATCACCATGATCCACCAGGAGCTGCACCCCATCCCGTTTCGCAGCGTGATGGAGAACATCTGGCTGGGGCGCTACCCCCAGCGCAAGATCGGCCCGCTCAGCTTTGTCGACCACAAGAAGATGTATGACGACACCAAGCGGCTGATGGACGACCTGCAGATGAGCATCCGCCCCGAGGTCCGCACCGGCGACCTCTCGGTCTCACACATCCAGTCCATGGAGATCGCCAAGGCCGTCTCGTACAATGCAAAAGTAATTATTATGGACGAGCCGACCTCGTCGCTCACCGAGAGCGAGGTCGCGCACCTGTTCCGCATCATCAACCGCCTGCGCAGCCAGGGCGTCTCGATCATCTACATCTCGCACAAGATGGAGGAGATCCTCAAGATCTCGGACGACGTGACGATCATGCGCGACGGCAAGTATGTGGGCACCTGGGAGTCCAAAGATCTCAACATCGACCTGATTATCAGCCGCATGGTCGGGCGCGATCTGACCCAGCGCTTCCCCGACAAGACTAACACGCCAGCCGAGGTGCTGATGCGCGTGGAGGGCCTGACGTCGCCGCTGCCGCGCTCGTTCAAGGATGTCTCGTTCGAGGTGCGCCGAGGCGAGATCCTGGGCATCGGCGGTCTGGTGGGTGCGCAGCGCACCGAGCTGGTCGAGGCGATCTTTGGCCTGCGCTCGGTCTCGTCGGGCAGTATCACGGTGGATGGCGAGCGCATCTCGATCCACTCGCCGATCGACGCCAAGCGCCACAAGATCGCCCTGCTGACCGAGGAGCGCCGCGCCACGGGCATCATCCCCACTATGTCGGTCTACGACAACACGATCATCGCCAACCTGCGCCGCTACGCCAACGCGCTTGGTTTTATCAACTACAAGCGTGCCGGGGGCGATGTAGAGGAGAATGTGCGCCGCCTGCGCGTGAAGACGCCCAGCTCGCGCACCCTGATCGCAAATCTCTCGGGCGGCAATCAGCAGAAGGTGCTGCTGGCCCGCTGGCTGCTGACCGAGCCGGATGTGCTGATCCTCGACGAGCCGACCCGCGGTATTGATGTTGGCGCAAAGTACGAGATCTACTCGCTGATCATCGAGCTGGCGCAGCGCGGCAAGGCCGTGATCATGATCTCCTCGGAGATGCCCGAGCTGCTTGGCATCTCGGATCGTATTCTGGTGATGAGCACGGGGAAAGTTGCTGGCGTTCTTGACCGCGAGGATGCAAATCAAGAGAAAATTATGCGTCTGGCAACCCAGTTTATGTGA
- a CDS encoding sensor histidine kinase produces the protein MVSAQLPDVLQEAHAIVEQQQDRLRALATVARQRCDTAAVALRQIERQLDEISVQHRAAVERRAPSVATLTKRLQDLRRQFEDAEQALHRQQHAHKQIEQLIRQIEMSSGSLTTSPANNDPWVLALRAQIIQGREEERVRLAREVHDGPAQVLANSLMVLETCYTLAQATTSEKLVTMLDRMRTATKEGLQDVRRFIADLRPGRLDELGLEAAIAEYVRGYTNAYGTRVHLESEPLPVLNNETAIVLYRIMQESLQNAHKYARNAPITLRVLHQAGKITLVVRDEGPGFDVYEVARRAGRSSWGLTSMRERAEMIGARFTVSSRPGYGTEVMVVLPVDV, from the coding sequence ATGGTGAGCGCCCAACTTCCTGATGTGCTTCAGGAAGCGCATGCGATCGTGGAGCAGCAGCAAGATCGGCTTCGCGCCCTTGCGACTGTGGCGCGGCAGCGGTGTGACACCGCCGCAGTGGCGCTGCGCCAGATCGAGCGCCAGCTTGATGAGATAAGCGTCCAGCATCGAGCCGCCGTCGAGCGCCGCGCCCCCAGCGTCGCCACGCTGACCAAACGGCTCCAGGATCTGCGCCGCCAGTTTGAAGATGCCGAGCAGGCGCTTCACCGCCAGCAGCACGCGCACAAGCAGATCGAGCAGCTCATCCGCCAGATCGAGATGAGCAGCGGGTCGCTCACCACCAGCCCCGCCAACAACGACCCATGGGTGCTGGCCCTGCGCGCCCAGATCATCCAGGGCCGCGAGGAAGAGCGCGTGCGGCTCGCCCGTGAGGTGCACGATGGCCCGGCCCAGGTGCTGGCCAACTCGCTGATGGTGCTGGAGACCTGCTACACCCTGGCCCAGGCCACCACCAGCGAGAAGCTGGTGACGATGCTCGACCGCATGCGCACCGCCACCAAAGAGGGCCTGCAGGATGTCCGCCGCTTCATCGCCGACCTCCGCCCCGGCAGGCTCGACGAGCTGGGCCTTGAGGCCGCGATCGCTGAGTATGTGCGTGGCTACACCAACGCCTATGGCACTCGCGTGCACCTGGAGAGCGAGCCGCTGCCAGTCCTGAACAACGAGACCGCGATCGTGCTCTACCGCATCATGCAGGAGTCGCTGCAGAATGCGCATAAATATGCCCGCAATGCCCCGATCACGCTGCGCGTGCTGCACCAGGCTGGCAAGATCACGCTGGTGGTGCGCGACGAGGGGCCGGGCTTCGATGTCTACGAGGTCGCGCGGCGCGCGGGCCGCAGCAGCTGGGGCCTGACCAGCATGCGCGAGCGGGCCGAGATGATCGGCGCGCGCTTCACCGTCAGCTCGCGGCCAGGGTATGGCACCGAGGTGATGGTGGTGCTGCCGGTGGATGTCTAG
- a CDS encoding ABC transporter permease, which produces MNSFIDQTLNGLIIGNIYALLAVGLALIFGSARLINFAHGSVYMVGAYIGWFCLRLGLPFPLMLLVVVLGCALVGLLLERFAVRPLQGKAAIAPLLATIGVSFILDQGAQVVFGPDTQAFPPTLPTWRIPVGGITIGALDLLIAGIGLGSGALLYGFLRFSRLGWAVRATAQDRDAALQMGVDVHRVNQTVFAIASALGGVSGVLVGMYYNSVYPTMGYQAGLKGIVAGLIGGLGSVPGAILGSLALGLIESYGVGLLGASYRNLFAFAILLLVLVLRPNGLFRRSGGLPPEPMTGTFMAASRPVRVPPWAVAVAVAVAAALPLVITSPSVLQIMINAWFFGLLALSLTLVAGTVGQVSLGHAGLLAIGGYASSLLSLRAGFPMALALLSAGLITAVLGMALIYPSFRLRGPYVVIATLGIGEIVRLVILNWDWLTGGPMGVTNIPPFELFGHALVTNREIYWFGLALLVLVGLLQWRLLGSHLGRTLRAIREDEVAAQAYGISLNRYKALAFAVSGFVAGLSGACMAHSYSYINSDTFTAPSSTLALTMVILGGMGNVLGAVLGAVILIALPEAFRDVTQYRYLIYGVVLLLLIRFRPQGLLGAV; this is translated from the coding sequence ATGAACTCGTTCATCGACCAGACGCTCAACGGCCTGATCATCGGCAACATCTACGCGCTGCTGGCCGTGGGCCTGGCGCTGATCTTCGGCTCGGCCCGCCTGATCAACTTCGCCCACGGCTCGGTGTACATGGTGGGCGCGTATATCGGCTGGTTCTGCCTGCGCCTCGGCCTGCCCTTCCCCCTGATGCTGCTGGTGGTGGTGCTGGGCTGCGCGCTGGTCGGCCTGCTGCTAGAGCGCTTCGCGGTGCGCCCGCTGCAGGGCAAGGCCGCGATCGCGCCGCTGCTGGCCACCATCGGCGTGAGCTTCATCCTCGACCAGGGCGCGCAGGTGGTGTTCGGGCCAGACACCCAGGCCTTCCCGCCCACGCTGCCCACCTGGCGCATCCCGGTGGGCGGCATCACCATCGGCGCGCTCGACCTGCTGATCGCGGGCATCGGCCTGGGCAGCGGCGCGCTGCTCTACGGCTTCCTGCGCTTCTCGCGGCTGGGCTGGGCTGTGCGCGCCACCGCCCAAGATCGCGACGCCGCCCTGCAGATGGGCGTGGATGTGCACCGCGTGAACCAGACGGTGTTCGCGATCGCCTCGGCGCTGGGCGGCGTCAGCGGCGTGCTGGTGGGCATGTACTACAACAGCGTCTACCCGACCATGGGCTACCAGGCGGGCCTGAAGGGCATTGTGGCGGGCCTGATCGGCGGGCTGGGCAGCGTGCCGGGGGCCATCCTCGGCAGCCTGGCGCTGGGCCTGATCGAGAGCTATGGCGTGGGCCTGCTGGGCGCGAGCTACCGCAACCTGTTCGCCTTCGCCATCCTGCTGCTGGTGCTGGTGCTGCGCCCCAACGGCCTGTTCCGCCGGAGCGGCGGCCTGCCGCCCGAGCCGATGACCGGCACGTTCATGGCCGCCAGCCGCCCCGTGCGCGTGCCGCCCTGGGCCGTGGCGGTGGCGGTGGCCGTGGCCGCCGCGCTGCCGCTGGTGATCACCAGCCCCAGCGTGCTGCAGATCATGATCAACGCCTGGTTCTTCGGCCTGCTGGCGCTCAGCCTCACGCTGGTGGCCGGCACCGTGGGCCAGGTCTCGCTGGGCCACGCCGGCCTGCTGGCCATCGGCGGCTACGCCTCGTCGCTGCTGTCGCTGCGGGCGGGCTTCCCCATGGCGCTGGCGCTGCTGTCAGCTGGTCTGATCACCGCCGTGCTAGGCATGGCGCTGATCTACCCCTCGTTCCGCCTGCGCGGCCCCTACGTGGTGATTGCCACGCTGGGCATCGGCGAGATCGTGCGGCTGGTTATCCTCAACTGGGACTGGCTGACCGGCGGGCCGATGGGCGTGACCAACATCCCGCCCTTCGAGCTGTTCGGCCACGCGCTGGTGACGAACCGCGAGATCTACTGGTTCGGCCTAGCGCTGCTGGTGCTGGTGGGCCTGCTGCAGTGGCGGCTGCTCGGCTCGCACCTGGGGCGCACGCTGCGCGCCATCCGCGAGGATGAGGTGGCGGCCCAGGCCTACGGCATCAGCCTGAACCGCTACAAGGCGCTGGCCTTCGCGGTCAGCGGCTTCGTGGCCGGGCTGAGCGGCGCGTGCATGGCCCACTCCTACTCGTACATCAACAGCGACACCTTCACCGCCCCCTCCTCCACCCTGGCGCTCACCATGGTCATCCTGGGCGGCATGGGCAACGTGCTGGGTGCGGTGCTGGGCGCGGTCATCCTGATCGCCCTGCCCGAGGCATTCCGCGATGTGACGCAGTATCGCTACCTGATCTACGGCGTAGTGCTGCTGCTGCTCATCCGCTTCCGCCCCCAAGGCCTGCTCGGCGCGGTGTAG
- a CDS encoding VOC family protein: MSFRIDHLVILVADLAQASADFADLGFTVVPGGTHTDGATHNALISFADGTYLELIAFLREAPEHRWWRYAATGEGLIDWALLPADIAADIAAARARGVAYDGPILGGRQRPDGQEIAWQIGLPPAPDLPFLCADVTPRALRVPGGAATQHANGAAGIARLSLAAADVRASAARYAALLGQDASPAAEPCFALGEAALCLASGGRAAARLAARGEGPYALVLRTQRGAPQRDWHHGLLFSFE, encoded by the coding sequence ATGAGCTTCCGCATCGATCATCTGGTCATCCTAGTGGCCGATCTGGCCCAGGCCAGCGCCGACTTCGCCGATCTGGGCTTCACCGTGGTGCCCGGCGGCACCCACACCGACGGCGCGACCCACAACGCCCTGATCAGCTTCGCCGACGGCACCTACCTTGAGCTGATCGCCTTCCTGCGCGAGGCCCCCGAGCACCGCTGGTGGCGCTACGCCGCCACCGGCGAGGGCCTGATCGACTGGGCCTTACTGCCCGCCGACATCGCCGCCGACATCGCGGCGGCCCGCGCGCGCGGCGTGGCCTACGATGGCCCCATCCTGGGCGGCAGGCAGCGCCCCGACGGCCAGGAAATCGCGTGGCAGATCGGCCTGCCGCCCGCGCCCGATCTGCCCTTCCTGTGCGCCGATGTGACGCCGCGCGCGCTGCGGGTGCCGGGCGGCGCGGCCACCCAGCACGCCAACGGCGCAGCGGGCATCGCCCGCCTGTCGCTGGCCGCCGCCGATGTGCGGGCCAGCGCGGCGCGCTACGCCGCCCTGCTAGGCCAGGATGCCAGCCCCGCCGCCGAGCCGTGCTTCGCCCTGGGCGAGGCCGCGCTGTGCCTGGCCAGCGGCGGGCGCGCGGCGGCCCGGCTGGCCGCCCGTGGCGAGGGGCCGTACGCCCTGGTGCTGCGCACCCAGCGCGGCGCACCCCAGCGCGACTGGCACCACGGGCTGCTGTTCAGCTTCGAGTAG
- the mglB gene encoding galactose/glucose ABC transporter substrate-binding protein MglB, producing the protein MKRLAHLIGLSSVVIAVTAACGSTGGTATSGGTGAQTTAAASGGAAATNLKAGVAIYKFDDTFMTGVRDNINAAAAGKLTVDIVDSQNAQPTQNDQVDLFISKKVNVLAINPVDRSAAAAILEKAKAASIPVVFFNREPLAEDMQKWDKVYYVGAKAEESGTLQGQLLVDYWKAHPEADKNKDGKLQYVMLKGEPGHQDAELRTQYSIKAITDAGIQVEKLAEDTGMWDRVKGQEKMAAFLGSQGDKIEAVLANNDDMALGAIEALKAAGYFTGDKYVPVVGVDATVPGLAALKDKTMLGTVLNDAKNQGKATLDLSYVLAQGQAPTKENVGYDITDGKYIWVPYKKITIDNIQDAQ; encoded by the coding sequence ATGAAAAGGCTCGCACATCTGATTGGCCTCTCGTCGGTTGTTATTGCCGTGACGGCTGCTTGTGGGTCGACCGGTGGCACTGCCACTAGCGGGGGCACTGGTGCCCAGACAACCGCCGCTGCCTCGGGCGGCGCGGCAGCCACGAACCTGAAGGCTGGCGTCGCGATCTACAAGTTCGACGACACCTTTATGACGGGCGTCCGCGACAACATCAACGCCGCCGCCGCTGGCAAGCTGACCGTCGACATCGTCGATAGCCAGAACGCCCAGCCCACCCAGAACGACCAGGTCGATCTGTTCATCTCCAAGAAGGTCAACGTGCTTGCGATCAACCCTGTGGATCGCTCGGCTGCCGCCGCCATCCTCGAGAAGGCCAAGGCCGCCAGCATCCCCGTGGTGTTCTTCAACCGCGAGCCGCTGGCCGAGGACATGCAGAAGTGGGACAAGGTCTACTACGTCGGCGCGAAGGCCGAGGAGTCCGGCACGCTGCAGGGACAGCTGCTGGTCGACTACTGGAAGGCCCACCCCGAGGCTGACAAGAACAAGGATGGCAAACTCCAGTATGTGATGCTGAAGGGCGAGCCGGGTCACCAGGACGCCGAGCTTCGCACCCAGTACTCGATCAAGGCGATCACCGACGCCGGCATCCAGGTCGAGAAGCTGGCCGAGGACACGGGCATGTGGGATCGCGTGAAGGGCCAGGAGAAGATGGCCGCGTTCCTCGGCTCGCAGGGCGACAAGATCGAGGCCGTGCTGGCCAACAACGACGACATGGCGCTCGGCGCGATCGAGGCGCTGAAGGCCGCTGGCTACTTCACCGGCGACAAGTATGTGCCCGTGGTGGGCGTAGATGCCACCGTCCCCGGCCTGGCGGCCCTGAAGGACAAGACCATGCTCGGCACCGTGCTGAACGATGCCAAGAACCAGGGTAAGGCCACGCTGGATCTCTCCTATGTGCTGGCCCAGGGCCAGGCCCCCACGAAGGAGAATGTCGGCTACGACATCACCGATGGCAAGTACATCTGGGTTCCCTACAAGAAGATCACCATCGACAACATCCAGGACGCACAGTAA
- a CDS encoding uroporphyrinogen-III decarboxylase: MAGLSKRERVDAALGGADVDRVPVAAWRHFIPEEQTADGLVAASLDFFRTYDWDWLKVNPRATYYAEAWGSRYDTSHYDGVMPLRVTSPIGGPDDLARLAPVSPTEGVFGEELDVLRRIGAGLDGAHYIQTVFSPLSVLAFLTTRLGDQTPDLGPQSRFERLRALLHEHPQQVHHALDVISQTLAGYAAAVLETGASGLFFALVRLARADALTPEEFAEFGRPYDLRVLDAVKDAPFNLLHVCGPRSYVELANSYPVHAVNWAAVGQGNPTLAEARATTDRVLVGGVDEHGTMQHGTPEQVLAEAGAAIAAVGTRRFLLSPGCAVNLDVPAANLRALRQAAGA; this comes from the coding sequence ATGGCAGGACTGAGCAAGCGCGAGCGGGTGGATGCGGCCCTGGGCGGCGCGGATGTGGATCGGGTGCCGGTGGCCGCGTGGCGGCACTTCATCCCCGAGGAGCAGACGGCAGATGGCCTGGTGGCAGCCAGCCTCGACTTCTTCCGCACCTACGACTGGGACTGGCTGAAGGTCAACCCGCGCGCCACCTACTACGCCGAGGCCTGGGGCAGCCGCTACGACACCTCGCACTACGACGGGGTGATGCCGCTGCGCGTGACCAGCCCGATCGGCGGCCCCGACGACCTGGCCCGCCTGGCCCCCGTCAGCCCCACCGAGGGCGTGTTCGGCGAGGAGCTGGATGTGCTGCGGCGGATCGGCGCAGGCCTGGATGGGGCGCACTACATCCAGACGGTGTTCTCGCCGCTCTCGGTGCTGGCCTTCCTCACCACCCGCCTGGGCGACCAGACCCCCGACCTTGGCCCGCAGTCGCGCTTCGAGCGGCTGCGCGCGCTGCTGCACGAGCACCCGCAGCAGGTGCACCACGCCCTGGATGTGATCAGCCAGACCCTGGCGGGCTACGCCGCCGCCGTGCTGGAGACCGGCGCGAGCGGGCTGTTCTTCGCGCTGGTGCGGCTGGCCCGCGCCGACGCGCTCACCCCCGAGGAGTTTGCCGAGTTTGGCCGCCCCTACGATCTGCGCGTGCTGGATGCGGTGAAGGACGCGCCCTTCAACCTGCTGCACGTCTGCGGCCCGCGCTCCTACGTCGAGCTGGCCAACAGCTACCCGGTGCACGCGGTGAACTGGGCCGCCGTGGGCCAGGGCAACCCAACCCTGGCCGAGGCCCGCGCCACCACCGACCGCGTGCTGGTGGGCGGCGTGGATGAGCACGGCACCATGCAGCACGGCACCCCCGAGCAGGTGCTGGCCGAGGCGGGCGCGGCCATCGCGGCGGTGGGCACGCGGCGCTTCCTGCTCAGCCCCGGCTGCGCGGTGAACCTGGATGTGCCTGCGGCCAACCTGCGCGCGCTGCGCCAGGCGGCGGGGGCCTAG
- a CDS encoding ABC transporter ATP-binding protein has protein sequence MSEALLQIEHIDTYYGPVQVHFDVSMEVRQGQIVSLLGGNASGKSTTMKIILGLVKPRRGAVLLGGQPITGLPTPQIIRRGLGSVPESRRLFGGMTVRENLIMGAYARRDRAAVAADLDWVLGLFPKLGERLAQQAGTLSGGEQQMVAMARALMGRPRLICMDEPTMGLSPLYVDRVLELIQAINREGVSVFMVEQNANLALQIAHYGYVLQNGHVVLQGEASALRVNPQIRDAYLGGADPALRSAAYS, from the coding sequence ATGAGCGAAGCGCTGCTGCAGATCGAGCATATCGACACCTACTACGGCCCGGTGCAGGTGCACTTCGATGTCTCCATGGAGGTACGCCAGGGCCAGATCGTCAGCCTGCTGGGCGGCAACGCCAGCGGCAAGTCGACCACCATGAAGATCATCTTGGGCCTGGTGAAGCCGCGCCGAGGCGCGGTGCTGCTGGGCGGCCAGCCGATCACTGGCCTGCCGACCCCGCAGATCATCCGGCGCGGCCTGGGGTCGGTGCCCGAGTCGCGCCGCCTGTTCGGCGGCATGACCGTGCGCGAGAACCTGATCATGGGTGCGTACGCCCGCCGCGACCGCGCCGCCGTGGCCGCCGACCTCGACTGGGTGCTGGGCCTGTTCCCCAAGCTGGGCGAGCGGCTGGCCCAGCAGGCCGGCACGCTGAGCGGCGGCGAGCAGCAGATGGTGGCCATGGCCCGCGCCCTGATGGGCAGGCCGCGCCTGATCTGCATGGACGAGCCGACCATGGGCCTCTCGCCGCTGTATGTCGATCGGGTGCTGGAGCTGATCCAGGCGATCAACCGCGAGGGCGTGAGCGTGTTCATGGTCGAGCAGAACGCCAACCTGGCGCTGCAGATCGCCCACTACGGCTACGTGCTGCAGAATGGCCACGTGGTGCTGCAGGGCGAGGCCAGCGCGCTGCGGGTCAACCCCCAGATCCGCGACGCCTACCTGGGCGGTGCCGACCCGGCGCTGCGCTCGGCGGCGTATAGCTAG